The following proteins are co-located in the Lagenorhynchus albirostris chromosome 2, mLagAlb1.1, whole genome shotgun sequence genome:
- the IFI6 gene encoding interferon alpha-inducible protein 6 isoform X2, whose translation MRQKAVSLVLCYLLLNTCVCEETEESESGFWGTLTYMAVGGGLMAVALPALGFTSTGIAANSVAASLMSCSAVANGGGVPAGGLVATLQSLESGRSENKVDQVTSTPTPSKPTVAAHHT comes from the exons ATGCGGCAGAAGGCGGTATCGCTCGTCTTGTGCTACCTGCTACTCAACACCTGCGTCTGCGAGGAGACAG AAGAAAGTGAGTCCGGGTTCTGGGGCACGCTGACCTACATGGCCGTCGGAGGAG ggCTCATGGCCGTGGCGCTGCCCGCGCTGGGCTTCACGAGCACAGGCATCGCCGCCAACTCGGTGGCTGCCTCGCTGATGAGCTGTTCGGCCGTGGCGAACGGGGGCGGAGTGCCCGCCGGGGGGCTGGTGGCCACGCTGCAGAGCCTGG AGTCAGGAAGATCTGAAAACAAAGTAGATCAAGTGACATCCACCCCAACCCCCTCAAAACCAACGGTGGCTGCCCATCACACTTAG
- the IFI6 gene encoding interferon alpha-inducible protein 6 isoform X1 codes for MRQKAVSLVLCYLLLNTCVCEETEESESGFWGTLTYMAVGGGLMAVALPALGFTSTGIAANSVAASLMSCSAVANGGGVPAGGLVATLQSLGANGGSALMAKIGALLGYTVHKQIESRGKERADEE; via the exons ATGCGGCAGAAGGCGGTATCGCTCGTCTTGTGCTACCTGCTACTCAACACCTGCGTCTGCGAGGAGACAG AAGAAAGTGAGTCCGGGTTCTGGGGCACGCTGACCTACATGGCCGTCGGAGGAG ggCTCATGGCCGTGGCGCTGCCCGCGCTGGGCTTCACGAGCACAGGCATCGCCGCCAACTCGGTGGCTGCCTCGCTGATGAGCTGTTCGGCCGTGGCGAACGGGGGCGGAGTGCCCGCCGGGGGGCTGGTGGCCACGCTGCAGAGCCTGG GGGCTAACGGTGGCAGTGCCCTCATGGCCAAGATTGGGGCCCTTCTGGGCTATACTGTCCACAAGCAAATCGaaagcagagggaaggagagagcgGATGAGGAGTAG
- the LOC132516320 gene encoding LOW QUALITY PROTEIN: large ribosomal subunit protein eL31-like (The sequence of the model RefSeq protein was modified relative to this genomic sequence to represent the inferred CDS: substituted 2 bases at 2 genomic stop codons), with amino-acid sequence MAPAKKGGGKKKGRAAINEVVTREYTINVHKRIHGVGFKKRAPRALKKIRKFAMKEMGTPDVRIDTRLNKAVXAKGIRNVPXHIRVRLSRKRNEDEDSPNKLCTLVTYVPVTTFKNLQTVNVDEN; translated from the coding sequence ATGGCTCCCGCAAAGAAGGGTGGCGGGAAGAAGAAGGGCCGGGCCGCCATCAACGAGGTGGTGACCAGAGAATACACCATCAACGTTCACAAGCGCATCCATGGAGTGGGTTTCAAGAAGCGTGCCCCTCGGGCACTCAAAAAAATACGGAAATTTGCCATGAAGGAGATGGGAACTCCAGATGTACGCATTGACACCAGGCTCAACAAAGCTGTCTGAGCCAAAGGAATAAGGAATGTCCCATAACATATCCGTGTGCGGTTGTCCAGAAAACGGAATGAAGATGAAGATTCACCAAACAAGCTCTGTACGTTGGTTACCTATGTACCTGTCACCACTTTCAAAAATCTACAGACAGTTAATGTGGATGAGAACTAA
- the IFI6 gene encoding interferon alpha-inducible protein 6 isoform X3, with protein sequence MRQKAVSLVLCYLLLNTCVCEETEESESGFWGTLTYMAVGGGLMAVALPALGFTSTGIAANSVAASLMSCSAVANGGGVPAGGLVATLQSLALSFLFFLSPSEASKILQKNHP encoded by the exons ATGCGGCAGAAGGCGGTATCGCTCGTCTTGTGCTACCTGCTACTCAACACCTGCGTCTGCGAGGAGACAG AAGAAAGTGAGTCCGGGTTCTGGGGCACGCTGACCTACATGGCCGTCGGAGGAG ggCTCATGGCCGTGGCGCTGCCCGCGCTGGGCTTCACGAGCACAGGCATCGCCGCCAACTCGGTGGCTGCCTCGCTGATGAGCTGTTCGGCCGTGGCGAACGGGGGCGGAGTGCCCGCCGGGGGGCTGGTGGCCACGCTGCAGAGCCTGG ccctttcttttttgttttttctctcccccTCTGAGGCGTCCAAAATCCTACAGAAAAACCACCCCTGA
- the IFI6 gene encoding interferon alpha-inducible protein 6 isoform X4 encodes MRQKAVSLVLCYLLLNTCVCEETGLMAVALPALGFTSTGIAANSVAASLMSCSAVANGGGVPAGGLVATLQSLGANGGSALMAKIGALLGYTVHKQIESRGKERADEE; translated from the exons ATGCGGCAGAAGGCGGTATCGCTCGTCTTGTGCTACCTGCTACTCAACACCTGCGTCTGCGAGGAGACAG ggCTCATGGCCGTGGCGCTGCCCGCGCTGGGCTTCACGAGCACAGGCATCGCCGCCAACTCGGTGGCTGCCTCGCTGATGAGCTGTTCGGCCGTGGCGAACGGGGGCGGAGTGCCCGCCGGGGGGCTGGTGGCCACGCTGCAGAGCCTGG GGGCTAACGGTGGCAGTGCCCTCATGGCCAAGATTGGGGCCCTTCTGGGCTATACTGTCCACAAGCAAATCGaaagcagagggaaggagagagcgGATGAGGAGTAG